The following are from one region of the Methanoculleus caldifontis genome:
- a CDS encoding hydroxymethylglutaryl-CoA synthase, with product MVGIYTYGVYIPRYRIKVPEIARVWGANAEDITRGLGVFEKSVPDLDEDTATIAVEAARAALRRRAVDTEAIGAIYVGSESHPYAVKPTACTVGEAIGATPNMTAADYEFACKAGTAGIQTCMGMVKSQMIPFGVAIGADVAQGAPGDALEYTAAAGGAAFVIGDNDPIAEIHRTCSFTTDTPDFWRREGQNYPRHGGRFTGDPGYFKHVQGAARLMLEQAGTSPKDYDYAVFHQPNAKFPQRVAKMLGFTDAQIRPGLVVPRLGNTYSGASMIGLAATLDVAKPGERIFVTSFGSGAGSDAFDITVTDAIDSEEFNRAAAPSVEKLLANPTYLDYALYAKHKGKIVMQK from the coding sequence ATGGTAGGCATCTACACATACGGCGTCTACATCCCCCGATACCGGATCAAAGTCCCGGAGATCGCGCGGGTATGGGGTGCCAACGCAGAGGACATCACGAGAGGTCTCGGTGTCTTTGAGAAGTCCGTTCCGGATCTCGACGAAGATACCGCAACGATCGCCGTCGAGGCGGCACGTGCCGCCCTCCGGCGGAGAGCCGTCGATACCGAAGCGATCGGCGCCATCTACGTGGGCAGCGAGTCCCACCCCTACGCGGTCAAACCCACCGCCTGTACGGTCGGCGAGGCGATCGGGGCGACCCCCAACATGACCGCCGCCGACTACGAGTTCGCGTGCAAGGCGGGAACGGCAGGCATCCAGACCTGCATGGGCATGGTCAAGAGTCAGATGATCCCCTTTGGGGTCGCCATCGGCGCCGACGTGGCCCAGGGCGCTCCGGGGGACGCGCTCGAGTATACGGCCGCGGCCGGCGGAGCAGCGTTCGTCATCGGTGACAACGACCCCATCGCCGAGATCCACCGGACCTGCTCGTTTACCACCGACACACCCGACTTCTGGCGGCGCGAAGGGCAGAACTACCCCCGCCACGGCGGGCGGTTCACCGGCGACCCCGGCTACTTCAAGCATGTCCAGGGCGCCGCCCGGCTGATGCTCGAGCAGGCAGGGACGAGCCCGAAGGACTACGACTACGCCGTCTTCCACCAGCCCAACGCCAAATTTCCGCAGCGGGTGGCAAAGATGCTCGGCTTCACCGACGCACAGATCCGGCCCGGCCTGGTCGTGCCGAGGCTCGGCAACACCTACTCGGGAGCATCGATGATCGGGCTCGCGGCGACGCTCGACGTAGCGAAGCCCGGCGAGCGGATCTTCGTCACCTCCTTCGGCTCCGGGGCCGGGAGCGACGCGTTCGACATCACCGTCACCGACGCCATCGACTCCGAAGAGTTCAACAGGGCGGCGGCGCCGAGCGTCGAGAAACTGCTCGCAAACCCGACCTACCTCGACTATGCACTGTATGCCAAACACAAGGGAAAGATCGTGATGCAGAAATGA